ATATTTCCAGAAAGAATCTTCATCACAGTTGTAATTTCTACTCCTTTTCCAAGATTTACAGCTCTTTTGAAAATGTCATAAAGTTGATTTGAAAGTGCAGTTACCTCATCTGTTTTAATATCTGTTTCGCTTAATTCTGAAACTTTTGCAATAAAATAAGGTTCCTCTGCAAGCACTTCATCAAGGCGAACTCTTGCTTGCCCTTTAATCATCGCATGAATTTCATCATCAGTGCTCATCATTTGAGTAACTGTCGCAATAGTTCCAATTTCGTATAAATCTTCAGGGGTTGGGTCAGTTACATTTGGATCTTTCTGATTAAAAATTGCAATTATTTTGTCATCTTGAAACGCAGCATTGACTGCATCAATTGATTTTGCTCGCCCAAAAGAAAGTATGGAATCAGTATGAGGAAAAACCACGCTATCACGAATCGCAACTACAGGGACAGTTCTTTGAAAACGAAGTTTATTAGTATCGTTTGCCATAAGTTGTTAGCAGTCTAACATTGCGATTGCTACCTTGTCAAGTGAATCTTTTCTATGAGAAGTGCGACAATACTTCCAATAATTGCTCCGCCCATTATATCTATTGGATAATGCACATTTGCAGCAACTCTCGCCCATCCAACTAAAATTGCCAAAATTATAAAGATCAAACCTACTTTATGATCATGCAACCAAATTGTAATCGAAAGCGCAAAAACGACCGTAGCATGTACCGACGGAAATCCAGGATCACTTGGAAGTGCAACAACTTCAGTTGCCAAATGGTTAACATCATATGGCCTTGGTGTATTAAAAACTCTCTTTAATATTTCAGCAATTGTAAAAGCAATAAAACTTGCAAGAAGAGCGTGTACAACTTGTTCTTTTTTAATTTTTCCGTCTATAAACCAAAGAACAACAAGAAGAGCAAACATAATCCAAATCAAAAAACTGGCAAGAAATGTAATCAATTCGTCCTGCATGATATATAATATTATCATGAGTGCCCGCCACAGTGGTTTAAAAAGTTTTGGTTATGCAGGAAATGGCATCAAAGAAGCTTTTCAAAACGAACCAAATTTCAGATTTCACACAATCGTTGGAATATTTGCTTTAATTTTAGGTTTTATTTTTAAGTTATCTGTTGAAAAATTCGCTTTGTTAATCCTGACAATTTTTCTTGTAATTATTTTAGAATTATTAAATACCGCAATTGAAAAAGTTGTTGACAAAATTAGCCCCAATTATTCACATTTAGCTAAAGTTGCAAAGGATGTTAGTGCGGCAGCTGTTCTTTTGTCTGCATTTGCTGCAGTTCTTGTAGGCTTATTGCTTTTTGGGCCGAATATTGTCCAATTTGCGTCCTCCTTAATTCATTAAGATAAGCTCCAGTTTTAAGTTTTTCTCCTAAATCTCTTGCAATGCTTCGTATATATGTTCCAGCAGAAACTTCACAAGTAATTTTAAGTACGGGATATTTGTAATCCTGTAATTTAATACTATATATAGTAACCTTTCTTGGTTCTAATTTCACATCTCCGCCCTGCCTTGCAAGCTCATAAGCTTTCTTGCCATTTACTCGGATTGCAGAATATTTTGGCGGCATTTGCATTTGCTCTCCTTCAAAATTTTTAAGTATTTGTTTGACTTCCTGTTCTTGTGGCTCAACAATTTGCTGTGCGAATTGAGTTAATTCACCATCAACATCATCTGTAGAAGAAATTTTACCCAAAACTATTTCAGCTTCATAAGTTTTAGTTGTGTTTTTTGTAAGCTCTCCTATTTTTTTAGTATCAGCTCCCGTTGCAACTATCAAAAGTCCTGTAGCATTTGGATCAAGCGTCCCCGCATGTCCCACTTTTTTCTCATGAAGAATGCCACGAACTTTCGCAACAACATCAAAACTCGTCCACCCCTTTGGTTTATCAATCAGTAAGATCATAACCATATTGTATAATAAATAGTGCCTAATGAACCAAAAAGAGAATCCAATTCTTCAACAACATCTTTCGAGACTATCGGTATAGAAAATAAATTTAATTTTATCCATAAAGATAGAAAGATAGAGTCTACGGACCTAATAGACTTAAATAATGAATTTTTAATCGGATGTATTAGAACTCCACAACGAGAAGGTTTTGGAAACTATTATTCAATAATTCTATTTGACCAAGAAGGGGTAGTTGGCCATGCGGATTTTCGTATTTTTTATGACGACCCAGCTGAAGCTCAAGCAACTTTTTCAATTTACTCAGGAATAGATCAAGATAATTTTGATAACTTACCCACACCAATTTCAAAAGGCATAAAAGAATTAAAATCAACAAATCCCATAAACGCATTTGAAATTTCAGACCAATATCAAGGCAAACATCTAGGAACACTATTGTGGGCAATTGGATGTGGTGTTATGGAAATGAATAATGTTAAAGAAATATACATAGGAGACACCACAAAACAAAAGACCGGAACAAGTTTTTACGAACATCAAGGCGCAGTACAAAAAGATAAAAAAATAACAGAAATGAAAATCGGAGAACCACTTAGAGAAAAAACAATAAAAGGATTATATCAACAAACCCATTTAACACTTCGCCAAGAAGACATAGTCAAAGCGGCTTTTGCTTAAAATATTCCGACACTTTTTCCCAATTCACAATATTCCACCAAGCCTTTATATAATCAGCTCGAACATTTTTATATTTCAAATAATATGCATGTTCCCAAACATCCAAGCCTAAAATCGCTCTCTCACTTTCCATTAATGGCGAATCCTGATTTGGAGTATCAACTATTGATAAATCAGTGAGTAGCCAAACCCAGCCGCTTCCAAACCTCCCAAGAGCCTTATTTGTAAATTCCTCCTGAAATTTTTCAAAACTTCCATACTTTTCATTAATTGCTTTTTTAAGTTCTCCATCAATATTCTTAAAATCTTTATTTGGGATTAATGTTTTCCAAAACATCGTATGGTTTGCATGTCCTCCTGCGTTATTTCGCACTTTTGTCCGAATATCCTCAGGTACCAGATCAAGTTTTATTAATAATTCTTTTACATCCATATTTAAAAATTCATCTTTTCCTTCAAGCGCTTTATTCAAATTATCAACATATGCTTGGTGATGCTTATCATGATGCAAATGCATTGTTTCCTCGTCAATAAAAGGTTCTAAAGCGCTATAATCATATGGAAGTTCAGGAAGCTTAAACATCATTTATTATAACACAAACTCTATTCAGCCTCTCTTCAGTATTCCATTTCATACTATACTTGAAATATGATAAATCGCATCAAAAACGTGATTCTTTCTCACAAGCGCATTGCTGTTGTTCTTGCTTTAATCATAATTGCAGTTTTCGTGTTCACACGCTCGCGAAGCGGCGCAAATAAAGTTACTTATGAAACAGCAACAGCAACTCGAGGTACGCTAATCTCAAGCGTCACAGCTTCAGGAACAATTGTTGCAACCAATAATATCGATGTCACATCAACCGCAAACGGCCAGGTAAATAAAGTTTATGTAAAAGAAGGAGATCAGGTTACAAAAGGCCAAAAATTATTCAATATCACTTTAGATGCAACTGGCCAGCAAAGAGAAGCCCAAGCTTACTCATCTTATTTATCAGCTCAAAATAGTGTAACTTCAGCAAACGCAAGTTACTACACACTACAAGCATCTGAATTTAGCGCAAATCAAAAATTTATAAACGATGCAGTCGCAAGAGGACTTGCAACAACTGATCCAACATATATTCAGGAAAATGATGCATGGCTTGCCGCCCAAAGCAATTTTAATAACGCCCAAAATTCAATTAGTTCTGCCCAAGCAAATTTAACTAATGCAAGTATTGCTTATCAACAAGCATCTTCCACAATTGTTGCTCCAGTCTCAGGAACTATTCAAAATATTACAGTTGTTCCGGGAATGGCAATTACCAATTCTACAACCACAAGTAGTTCAGGAAATTCCACAAGTTCGGTAACTGTTGCATCAGTTGAAACTCCAGGAAATCCTGTCGCTACTGTCTCAATAGCAGAAGCTGACGTTGATAAAGTGAAGGCAGGCCAAAAAGTAACTTTAACTTTTGATTCAATTGCAAACCAGACTTTTACAGGAGTTGTTGCCGGCATTAATAAATTAGGAACAACAAGCTCTGGGGTTACAAATTATCCTGCAACTATCCAATTTGATAGCGGATCAGATTCAATCTTGCCAAACATGACAGTTGAGGCAAGTATTATCACAGATATTAAAGATAATGTAATTACAGTTCCAACTTCTGCAATAACAACTCAAGGAGGAAATAAAGTTGTCAGGGAACTTAAAAACGGTCAACTCGACTTTGTACCAATAACAATTGGCGAAGCTTCCGACACTGATACTGAAATTGATAGCGGAGTAAACGAAGGCGACACAGTTGTCACAGCTATCATCAATCCATCTGCAAGTACAAGTACAGGAAACACAACTTCTCCATTTAGCGGCAACAGGGGTGGTGTAGGAGGATTTGGCGGAGCGGCTGGAGGCGGCAATGTCAGAGTCTTCACGAGAGGAGGTTAAATGGCAACATCTCCGATCATTCATCTCTCCAAAATTTCAAAAATCTACAACACAGGGGTAGTGGAAACTGTCGCTTTAGACAATATTTCCTTTGACATTCAAAAAGGAGAATTTGTCGCTATCATGGGTCCTTCAGGTTCTGGAAAATCAACATTAATGCATATTATTGGAGCGCTTGATACTCCGACATCAGGAAGCTATATCCTCGATGGCGAAGAAGTAAGTAAATTAACAGATGACGAATTGGCAAGCATTCGAAACCGCAAAATTGGTTTTATTTTCCAGGCCTTCAATTTACTTCCAAGGCGCACTACTTTACAAAATGTAATGTTGCCAATGTTTTATGCTGGCGTCGAAGATGAAAAAGCAAAAGAAATTGCAGCAAAATATCTTACTCTTGTTGGTCTTGGAAATAGGCTTAGTCATACAAGTAATCAATTATCGGGCGGTCAAATGCAGCGTGTCGCAATTGCTCGTTCTCTTGTAAATAATCCTGCAATTCTTCTTGCAGATGAGCCAACTGGAAACATTGCAAGTAATCAGGCAGAAGAAGTTATGGCAATTTTCCAAAAATTAAATAATGAAGGTCACACAGTCGTCATGATTACTCACGAGCCCGATATTGCAGAACATGCCAAAAGGGTAATCATGATTAAAGACGGAAAATTAATTTCAGATAAGAAAAATGCAAAACAAAAAATAGCCAAATTAAAAGTAGAAAACGATA
The Patescibacteria group bacterium genome window above contains:
- a CDS encoding phosphatase PAP2 family protein; amino-acid sequence: MQDELITFLASFLIWIMFALLVVLWFIDGKIKKEQVVHALLASFIAFTIAEILKRVFNTPRPYDVNHLATEVVALPSDPGFPSVHATVVFALSITIWLHDHKVGLIFIILAILVGWARVAANVHYPIDIMGGAIIGSIVALLIEKIHLTR
- the truB gene encoding tRNA pseudouridine(55) synthase TruB; this encodes MILLIDKPKGWTSFDVVAKVRGILHEKKVGHAGTLDPNATGLLIVATGADTKKIGELTKNTTKTYEAEIVLGKISSTDDVDGELTQFAQQIVEPQEQEVKQILKNFEGEQMQMPPKYSAIRVNGKKAYELARQGGDVKLEPRKVTIYSIKLQDYKYPVLKITCEVSAGTYIRSIARDLGEKLKTGAYLNELRRTQIGQYSAQKAISLQELQQMQTKEQLPH
- a CDS encoding superoxide dismutase, with amino-acid sequence MMFKLPELPYDYSALEPFIDEETMHLHHDKHHQAYVDNLNKALEGKDEFLNMDVKELLIKLDLVPEDIRTKVRNNAGGHANHTMFWKTLIPNKDFKNIDGELKKAINEKYGSFEKFQEEFTNKALGRFGSGWVWLLTDLSIVDTPNQDSPLMESERAILGLDVWEHAYYLKYKNVRADYIKAWWNIVNWEKVSEYFKQKPL
- a CDS encoding efflux RND transporter periplasmic adaptor subunit, giving the protein MINRIKNVILSHKRIAVVLALIIIAVFVFTRSRSGANKVTYETATATRGTLISSVTASGTIVATNNIDVTSTANGQVNKVYVKEGDQVTKGQKLFNITLDATGQQREAQAYSSYLSAQNSVTSANASYYTLQASEFSANQKFINDAVARGLATTDPTYIQENDAWLAAQSNFNNAQNSISSAQANLTNASIAYQQASSTIVAPVSGTIQNITVVPGMAITNSTTTSSSGNSTSSVTVASVETPGNPVATVSIAEADVDKVKAGQKVTLTFDSIANQTFTGVVAGINKLGTTSSGVTNYPATIQFDSGSDSILPNMTVEASIITDIKDNVITVPTSAITTQGGNKVVRELKNGQLDFVPITIGEASDTDTEIDSGVNEGDTVVTAIINPSASTSTGNTTSPFSGNRGGVGGFGGAAGGGNVRVFTRGG
- a CDS encoding ABC transporter ATP-binding protein gives rise to the protein MATSPIIHLSKISKIYNTGVVETVALDNISFDIQKGEFVAIMGPSGSGKSTLMHIIGALDTPTSGSYILDGEEVSKLTDDELASIRNRKIGFIFQAFNLLPRRTTLQNVMLPMFYAGVEDEKAKEIAAKYLTLVGLGNRLSHTSNQLSGGQMQRVAIARSLVNNPAILLADEPTGNIASNQAEEVMAIFQKLNNEGHTVVMITHEPDIAEHAKRVIMIKDGKLISDKKNAKQKIAKLKVENDSI